In Erythrobacter sp. F6033, a single genomic region encodes these proteins:
- the nusG gene encoding transcription termination/antitermination protein NusG produces the protein MARWYIIHAYSGFENKVKEAILSEAERLGLSEGVEEVEVPTETITEVKRGKKVQVERKFMPGYVLAKLNMTDDVYHLVKNTPKVTGFLGSGNKPQAISEKEAARYFGGVEEAKSAPKKDISVDYEIGDQVKVLDGPFASFNGVVEELDFDKAKVKVSVSIFGRATPVELEFEQVELVK, from the coding sequence ATGGCCCGCTGGTACATCATCCACGCTTACTCCGGTTTCGAAAACAAGGTGAAAGAGGCGATTCTGTCTGAAGCAGAGCGCCTTGGCCTGTCCGAAGGTGTCGAGGAAGTCGAAGTTCCGACCGAAACCATCACCGAAGTGAAACGCGGCAAGAAAGTTCAGGTCGAGCGCAAGTTTATGCCGGGCTATGTCCTCGCAAAACTCAACATGACCGATGACGTGTATCACCTCGTCAAGAACACTCCGAAAGTCACCGGCTTTCTGGGTTCGGGCAACAAGCCGCAGGCGATCAGCGAAAAAGAAGCCGCACGTTACTTTGGCGGTGTCGAGGAAGCAAAATCTGCTCCGAAAAAAGACATCAGCGTCGATTACGAAATCGGCGATCAGGTCAAAGTGCTCGACGGTCCTTTCGCCAGCTTCAACGGTGTTGTCGAAGAACTCGATTTCGACAAAGCCAAGGTCAAGGTTTCGGTCTCGATCTTTGGCCGCGCTACGCCGGTTGAGCTTGAGTTCGAACAGGTCGAACTGGTCAAATAA
- the secE gene encoding preprotein translocase subunit SecE produces the protein MAEEKKKKTSPAEFVNQVRTETSKVVWPTREETIRTSIFVFIFMVILSLFFFGIDSLFNAVVKFLLTLA, from the coding sequence ATGGCCGAAGAGAAAAAGAAGAAAACCTCGCCTGCCGAGTTTGTGAATCAGGTTCGCACCGAGACGAGCAAGGTTGTCTGGCCGACGCGCGAAGAGACGATCCGTACGTCGATCTTCGTCTTCATCTTCATGGTGATCCTGTCGCTGTTCTTCTTCGGCATCGACAGCCTGTTCAACGCCGTCGTCAAATTCCTGCTGACGCTCGCTTAA
- a CDS encoding alanine/glycine:cation symporter family protein — protein sequence MAATPSGAEAWIAPITNLSDFIWGGTWNGEALPWLSIGGQPIPPMTLILLGIGMYIMFGLRFYPIVKLGSAFKGLFSSRKSEGSGEISPFAALSTALSGQVGTGNLAGVATAIALGGPGAIFWMWITALVGMALAFAEGSLAIRYREKTSDGVYRGGPMTYIMMGLGKKWTWLAIVFCLGTLFSALVTGNSIQANAIADGMNELFGIEEYIGGAITAILVFIVIIGGIKSIGSVAEKIIPFMAGAYIIMAVLALILNFGDLPATFALIFDGAFNPQAATGGFAGAAIMLAIRAGVARGLFSNEAGQGSTPIAHAVAQTNDPQQQGRMAMLGTFIDTIVICTMTALVMLTVQGDFTAGGEAVKHAWNSDLEGFAMTSGAFAAAFPFEVIGVPIGTLIASIALILFVFTTLLTWSYYGERAITFIYDRVPGSTRGGEKILHMVWRVLWCVVIYLGSTLDLTLVWRMGDIANAAMALPNLLALLLLSGVVFKLAQGKKDAGPTHTAETPEEPNEY from the coding sequence ATGGCTGCAACACCTTCGGGCGCGGAAGCATGGATCGCGCCGATTACCAATCTTTCGGATTTCATCTGGGGCGGCACATGGAATGGCGAAGCCCTTCCGTGGCTTTCCATCGGCGGACAGCCTATTCCGCCAATGACGCTGATCCTGCTGGGCATCGGCATGTACATCATGTTCGGCCTGCGATTCTATCCCATCGTCAAATTGGGCAGCGCTTTCAAAGGACTGTTTTCCAGCCGCAAAAGCGAAGGTTCTGGCGAGATTTCGCCGTTCGCCGCGCTTTCAACGGCGCTTTCGGGACAGGTCGGCACGGGTAACCTTGCCGGTGTCGCGACAGCTATCGCGCTCGGCGGACCGGGCGCAATTTTCTGGATGTGGATCACCGCCCTTGTCGGCATGGCTCTGGCCTTTGCCGAGGGTTCGCTGGCCATTCGTTACCGCGAAAAGACCTCTGACGGCGTCTATCGCGGCGGCCCGATGACTTACATCATGATGGGCCTTGGCAAGAAGTGGACATGGCTCGCTATTGTCTTCTGCCTCGGCACGCTGTTCTCCGCGCTCGTCACGGGCAACTCGATTCAGGCGAACGCTATTGCAGACGGTATGAACGAGCTGTTCGGCATTGAGGAATATATTGGCGGGGCAATCACTGCGATCCTCGTCTTTATCGTGATCATCGGCGGTATCAAATCCATCGGTAGCGTGGCGGAGAAAATCATTCCGTTTATGGCTGGCGCTTACATCATCATGGCGGTTCTGGCGTTGATCCTGAACTTTGGCGATCTGCCTGCGACCTTCGCTCTCATCTTTGATGGCGCGTTTAATCCGCAAGCTGCCACTGGCGGTTTTGCGGGCGCGGCGATTATGCTGGCGATCCGTGCCGGTGTGGCGCGCGGCCTGTTCTCGAACGAGGCGGGTCAGGGTTCCACTCCCATCGCTCACGCTGTGGCGCAGACCAACGATCCGCAGCAACAAGGCCGCATGGCGATGCTGGGCACGTTCATCGACACCATCGTGATCTGCACCATGACGGCGCTGGTTATGCTGACGGTTCAAGGCGACTTCACCGCGGGCGGAGAAGCTGTGAAACATGCGTGGAATTCCGACCTTGAAGGGTTTGCGATGACCAGCGGCGCTTTCGCAGCGGCGTTCCCGTTTGAAGTGATCGGTGTACCAATCGGTACGCTGATCGCGTCGATTGCGCTTATCCTGTTCGTGTTCACGACGCTTTTGACGTGGAGCTATTATGGCGAGCGGGCGATCACCTTCATCTATGACCGCGTACCGGGTTCGACCCGCGGCGGTGAGAAGATCCTGCATATGGTGTGGCGCGTCCTGTGGTGCGTTGTGATCTATCTCGGATCGACGCTCGATCTGACGCTCGTGTGGCGCATGGGCGATATCGCCAACGCTGCCATGGCGCTGCCAAACTTGCTGGCGCTGTTGCTGCTGTCAGGCGTCGTGTTCAAACTGGCTCAGGGCAAGAAGGACGCAGGTCCGACGCACACCGCCGAAACACCGGAAGAGCCGAACGAATATTAA
- the aat gene encoding leucyl/phenylalanyl-tRNA--protein transferase yields the protein MHSPLRNTIPVETLLLAYRSGIFPMADTREDQDVFWVEPRDRAIIPLDGLKVSKSLRKVLRSGRYTITLDAAFEEVIRACAAPRPGHPESWISDRIVRSYVDLHHAGHAHSIECWQESKTEEPVLVGGLYGVSFDSVFCGESMFSRADNSSKVALCWLVALLRIAGFKLLDCQFMTDHLASMGAAEMPQADYLQLVLNARGKPNMTLDEAFDDVVLNAKAFDYSPGQLISQFLTQTS from the coding sequence ATGCATTCGCCCCTGCGCAACACTATCCCGGTTGAAACCCTTTTGCTGGCCTATCGCAGCGGGATTTTCCCGATGGCCGACACTCGCGAGGATCAGGATGTTTTCTGGGTAGAGCCACGTGACCGCGCGATCATTCCGCTGGATGGGCTAAAAGTGTCGAAATCACTGCGCAAGGTCCTGCGCAGTGGGCGTTACACAATCACTTTGGACGCAGCCTTTGAAGAAGTAATCCGCGCTTGCGCTGCACCCCGCCCCGGCCACCCGGAAAGCTGGATCAGCGACCGTATCGTCCGCAGCTATGTCGATTTACATCACGCTGGCCACGCGCATTCAATAGAGTGCTGGCAAGAGAGCAAGACCGAAGAACCAGTTCTAGTTGGCGGTCTTTACGGCGTTTCATTCGATTCGGTGTTTTGCGGAGAAAGCATGTTCAGCCGGGCCGACAATTCAAGCAAAGTGGCCCTGTGCTGGCTCGTCGCCCTGCTTCGTATTGCGGGATTCAAGCTGCTCGATTGTCAGTTTATGACCGACCACCTCGCCTCGATGGGCGCGGCCGAGATGCCTCAGGCTGACTATTTGCAACTGGTGTTGAATGCGCGCGGGAAGCCGAACATGACGCTTGATGAAGCGTTCGACGATGTGGTCCTAAATGCGAAAGCGTTTGATTATTCGCCTGGCCAGCTCATTTCGCAATTTTTGACCCAGACATCGTAA
- a CDS encoding DUF2155 domain-containing protein: protein MVAGRLTEFAMQRLYPVLLVGLTVAACGAEPDAPQTVEVPLGEATPADENDGADVPIETDGVTPNEERVATLGLLNKRNNISEDIEMSPGETREIGPVIITLASCERTAAWEMPQETGAFVQVDILDRGQSDHTRVFSGWLYKESPSLNVVEHPIYDVWVKNCEMSWPGE, encoded by the coding sequence TTGGTCGCCGGAAGGCTGACCGAATTCGCGATGCAGCGTCTTTATCCCGTTTTGTTGGTCGGATTGACTGTTGCCGCCTGCGGGGCCGAACCTGATGCACCGCAAACAGTCGAAGTGCCGTTAGGCGAAGCAACGCCGGCAGATGAAAACGATGGCGCCGATGTTCCGATCGAAACCGACGGTGTCACTCCGAATGAGGAACGCGTCGCAACGCTCGGCTTGCTGAACAAGCGCAATAATATCAGCGAAGATATCGAGATGTCGCCGGGCGAGACCCGCGAAATCGGCCCAGTTATCATTACTTTGGCGAGCTGTGAGCGCACGGCCGCCTGGGAAATGCCGCAGGAAACCGGCGCTTTTGTCCAGGTCGATATTCTGGATCGCGGTCAAAGCGATCACACCCGTGTATTTTCAGGTTGGCTTTACAAGGAATCGCCAAGCCTCAACGTGGTCGAGCACCCGATTTACGATGTCTGGGTCAAAAATTGCGAAATGAGCTGGCCAGGCGAATAA
- a CDS encoding NADH:ubiquinone oxidoreductase subunit NDUFA12 has protein sequence MGIFGKIFTWWDGATLGTHWWAIRTGGEHVGTDAEGNKYYRKAAKDGPSTGSYTQMEKRWVIYNGANDSSRVPSEWHGWLHGAFDDVPESHLPPAKIWEVDYTPNATGTAQAYRPQGALERGGKRAAADGDYEAWSPEG, from the coding sequence ATGGGAATCTTTGGAAAAATCTTCACTTGGTGGGACGGCGCTACGCTAGGCACTCACTGGTGGGCGATCCGCACCGGCGGCGAGCATGTTGGCACCGATGCGGAAGGCAACAAATACTACCGCAAGGCCGCCAAAGACGGTCCCTCGACGGGATCATACACCCAGATGGAAAAACGCTGGGTCATCTATAACGGCGCGAATGATTCCAGCCGCGTGCCATCCGAATGGCACGGCTGGCTGCACGGCGCGTTTGATGATGTGCCGGAAAGCCATCTGCCACCGGCTAAGATTTGGGAGGTCGACTACACCCCCAACGCAACCGGTACGGCGCAGGCATACCGCCCACAGGGCGCGCTGGAACGCGGCGGCAAACGCGCGGCTGCCGATGGCGATTATGAGGCTTGGTCGCCGGAAGGCTGA
- a CDS encoding DUF192 domain-containing protein → MTMIDHLPFKPGLLLRLAPVALLATACTPVGAAEDPPATQNAQEDSAKHPISGLEIIDVAIVSGETRHVFKTELAASAEAQTRGLMFRTELADDEAMLFPSYVPQTRSFWMRNTPISLDIIFVGTDGKISNIAERTEPYSLESLPSEGLASAVFEVRGGLTEELGIEPGDAVEYQLPEIPAE, encoded by the coding sequence ATGACAATGATTGATCACCTGCCTTTCAAACCAGGGCTGCTGCTGCGGCTTGCACCGGTTGCTTTGCTGGCGACTGCATGCACACCGGTGGGCGCGGCGGAAGATCCGCCAGCGACACAGAATGCGCAGGAAGACAGCGCCAAGCATCCGATCTCAGGCCTTGAGATAATCGACGTTGCCATTGTGAGCGGAGAGACGCGGCACGTGTTCAAAACGGAACTCGCGGCCAGCGCGGAGGCGCAGACGCGTGGGCTCATGTTCCGGACCGAGCTCGCCGATGATGAAGCGATGCTGTTCCCGTCCTACGTGCCGCAAACGCGTAGTTTCTGGATGCGCAACACTCCGATCTCGCTCGACATTATCTTCGTCGGAACAGACGGTAAGATATCGAACATTGCGGAGCGTACAGAGCCGTATTCGCTCGAATCTCTCCCTTCCGAGGGGTTGGCATCGGCCGTGTTCGAAGTGCGCGGCGGCCTGACGGAAGAGCTCGGGATCGAGCCCGGCGATGCGGTTGAATATCAATTGCCGGAAATTCCAGCCGAATGA
- a CDS encoding RecX family transcriptional regulator — translation MNTFSSSNNRGKPGSDSGRKERRDGAQKRVRKRKPLDQTALRDLALSYAARFATTGAKLESYLARKIRERGTAEDSDGRTLDLDVPTLVARLIELGYVNDDAYARAKSRDLTARGYGARRVEQALWAAGVDEGVREDHAPTEATAREAAALLAKKRRFGVYSDKLRADEEGEYEGGLQDVNSHKLREKQVAAMLRAGHKMDHVRFIMDASAVADVEQWIQEALEEQGYDND, via the coding sequence TTGAACACGTTTTCGTCATCAAACAATCGCGGGAAACCGGGCTCTGACAGCGGTCGAAAGGAACGCCGTGACGGTGCGCAAAAGCGTGTTCGTAAGCGGAAACCGTTGGATCAAACTGCGCTGCGGGACCTGGCGCTTTCCTACGCTGCGCGCTTTGCGACGACTGGTGCGAAATTAGAGAGCTATCTGGCACGCAAGATACGCGAGCGCGGCACGGCGGAGGATTCCGATGGCCGCACGCTCGATCTTGATGTGCCTACCTTGGTCGCCCGCCTGATTGAGCTCGGCTATGTCAATGATGATGCTTATGCCCGTGCGAAGTCCCGCGATTTAACCGCGCGAGGATATGGCGCGCGGCGCGTTGAACAGGCTCTATGGGCAGCGGGTGTCGATGAAGGTGTGCGCGAGGATCATGCACCCACCGAAGCGACTGCCCGCGAAGCCGCAGCCTTGCTCGCCAAAAAGCGGCGTTTTGGCGTGTATTCTGACAAATTGCGCGCTGATGAAGAGGGTGAATACGAGGGTGGTTTACAGGATGTAAATTCCCACAAACTTCGCGAAAAACAGGTTGCTGCTATGCTCCGCGCCGGTCACAAGATGGACCATGTCCGGTTCATTATGGATGCATCTGCTGTCGCGGATGTTGAGCAATGGATACAAGAGGCGTTAGAGGAACAAGGCTATGACAATGATTGA
- a CDS encoding fatty acyl-AMP ligase: MTDAALKPTPNDCDLPRLRAEFATFNEAIDYAARSEKGLNFHDMRGQLERVYPFSEMRDDALVMARRLIASGIKPKDRVALIAETGPEFAALFCACIYMGAWPVPLPLPTTFGGKDNYIDSLAVQLNSSDPVILIYPPEIAEMAAAAADRQGCASESWDDFALRDAPECDLPKADPEDICYLQYSSGSTRFPTGVAVTHKALLHNLYGHSTSMNLGENDRCVSWLPWYHDMGLVGCFLSLIANQVSADYLKPDAFARRPLAWLDMVSRNPGNTLSYSPTFGYDICARRISSQSNVAERFDLSRWRIAGNGADMIRPDVMQSFVNAFSDAGFKAAAFTPSYGLAEAVLGVTVMPPGEGIRVELVEEERLSGTPRDLTRPARYRAIVNCGKALPDMTVEIRGENGEARGDHQIGKVWCHGPSVMHSYFRNEEATADCLVPDKDGNGDWLDTGDMGYLADGYLFIVGRAKDMIIINGKNHWPQDIEWAVEQLPGFNHGDIAAFSVETEGGEEAPAVLVHCRVSDPEERVKLREQIADKVRSVTGMSCVVELVPPRTLPRTSSGKLSRAKAKKLYLSGEIVPLDLAA, translated from the coding sequence ATGACCGACGCCGCATTGAAGCCGACGCCGAATGATTGCGATTTGCCGCGCCTCCGCGCCGAATTTGCAACCTTCAACGAAGCCATAGATTACGCCGCGAGAAGCGAAAAAGGCCTCAATTTTCACGATATGCGTGGACAATTGGAACGGGTTTATCCGTTTTCCGAAATGCGGGACGATGCGCTCGTCATGGCGCGCCGCCTGATTGCTTCAGGGATTAAGCCGAAAGACCGCGTCGCATTGATTGCGGAGACCGGGCCTGAATTTGCCGCATTGTTCTGCGCCTGCATCTATATGGGTGCCTGGCCGGTGCCATTGCCGCTGCCGACAACTTTTGGCGGCAAGGATAACTACATCGATTCACTGGCTGTCCAACTGAACAGTTCGGACCCGGTCATCCTGATCTATCCGCCGGAAATTGCCGAAATGGCAGCAGCGGCGGCGGACCGTCAGGGTTGCGCCAGCGAAAGCTGGGATGATTTTGCGCTGCGCGACGCGCCTGAATGTGATCTTCCCAAAGCTGATCCCGAGGATATTTGCTATCTGCAATACTCCTCCGGCTCCACACGCTTCCCGACCGGTGTAGCGGTTACGCACAAGGCCTTGCTGCACAATCTCTATGGCCATTCGACCAGCATGAATTTGGGCGAGAACGATCGCTGTGTCAGCTGGCTGCCGTGGTATCACGATATGGGTCTGGTCGGATGTTTCCTGTCGCTGATCGCCAATCAGGTTTCGGCCGATTATCTGAAACCTGATGCCTTTGCCCGCCGGCCGCTCGCATGGCTCGATATGGTCAGCCGCAACCCCGGTAACACGCTCTCTTATTCGCCAACCTTCGGCTATGATATTTGCGCACGCCGTATTTCGAGCCAGTCGAATGTCGCCGAACGGTTTGACCTGTCGCGTTGGCGCATCGCGGGCAACGGCGCGGATATGATCCGCCCTGACGTTATGCAAAGCTTCGTCAACGCATTTTCCGATGCCGGTTTTAAAGCCGCCGCCTTCACGCCTTCCTATGGCCTCGCCGAGGCGGTTCTGGGCGTTACAGTCATGCCGCCGGGCGAAGGCATCCGCGTTGAGCTGGTCGAGGAAGAACGCCTATCGGGCACGCCGCGCGATCTGACGCGCCCTGCCCGATACCGCGCGATTGTGAATTGCGGCAAAGCTCTGCCGGATATGACGGTTGAAATTCGCGGCGAGAACGGCGAAGCGCGCGGTGATCATCAGATTGGCAAAGTCTGGTGCCACGGCCCCAGCGTGATGCATTCCTATTTCCGCAACGAAGAAGCCACGGCGGACTGCCTTGTTCCGGACAAGGACGGAAACGGGGATTGGCTCGACACGGGCGATATGGGCTATCTCGCAGATGGCTACCTGTTCATTGTCGGCCGTGCGAAAGACATGATCATCATCAATGGCAAGAACCATTGGCCGCAAGATATCGAATGGGCAGTGGAGCAACTGCCCGGGTTCAACCACGGCGATATCGCGGCGTTTTCGGTCGAAACCGAAGGCGGTGAAGAAGCGCCCGCAGTCTTGGTCCATTGCCGCGTTTCTGATCCCGAAGAGCGGGTTAAGCTGCGTGAACAGATCGCGGACAAGGTTCGGTCGGTCACCGGCATGAGCTGTGTCGTCGAGCTCGTGCCGCCGCGGACATTACCGCGCACAAGCTCCGGCAAACTCAGCCGCGCGAAAGCGAAGAAGCTGTATCTGTCAGGCGAGATTGTCCCTCTGGATCTGGCCGCTTAA
- a CDS encoding TIGR00341 family protein, translating to MATDSNNPVKEAKKEEGEATAIRSTASTFGTVKFSLLRWWMRDVIGTVNQSQVIEKRREDCLLSERYLFMTAMSAGIAVLGLLLSSPAVVIGAMLLSPLMGPIMGLGFALAIGDYQWLKQSARSLAWGSVMGIALTGVLVYMSPIQTITPEIAARTQPNLFDLFVALFSALAGAYAMIRGREGTIVGVAIATALMPPLAVVGFGLATWNWTVFSGALLLYVTNLITIALTAWAMARLYGFKTTLSHRQTQYQNFMVIAVFIGLAIPLALSLQQIAFQTNSQRIIRGEIEEPFMTGSEISRLDVDFRAKPIAVSASIYTPSPKLDAETEIERALANRLGQPVELSLTQFQVGTSASAAEQAQLSATRESEEADAQARATDLAQRLALVAGVPEDDVLIDRTRRKALVRAEVLEGATLAAYKALEQRISATEPEWDVELLPPAGRLPAEITFGEDGPTPEGSQALSVVQWAASRVDLPIVLVGNATDAQAATELLVANGVEVSIRVANGPLRAEWAGPGE from the coding sequence TTGGCGACTGACAGCAACAATCCGGTCAAAGAAGCAAAAAAGGAAGAGGGCGAGGCGACGGCTATCCGGTCAACCGCTTCGACCTTCGGAACCGTAAAGTTCAGCCTGCTGCGCTGGTGGATGCGCGATGTCATCGGCACGGTGAACCAATCGCAGGTGATCGAAAAACGGCGCGAGGATTGCCTGCTTTCCGAACGCTATCTGTTTATGACCGCGATGAGCGCGGGCATTGCCGTGCTCGGTCTGCTTCTGTCATCGCCTGCTGTCGTGATCGGCGCGATGTTGCTCTCCCCATTGATGGGCCCGATCATGGGGCTCGGCTTTGCATTGGCTATCGGTGATTACCAATGGCTCAAACAATCCGCGCGTAGCCTTGCATGGGGCAGTGTTATGGGCATCGCCCTGACCGGGGTGCTGGTTTATATGTCGCCTATCCAGACGATTACGCCGGAAATCGCTGCGCGGACCCAGCCGAACCTGTTTGACCTGTTCGTGGCTCTCTTCTCTGCACTGGCGGGCGCATACGCTATGATCCGCGGACGCGAAGGCACGATTGTCGGCGTGGCAATTGCGACCGCTTTGATGCCACCATTGGCCGTGGTCGGCTTTGGTTTGGCGACATGGAACTGGACAGTCTTTTCCGGCGCGCTGCTGCTTTATGTGACCAACCTTATCACCATCGCTCTAACGGCGTGGGCGATGGCGCGGCTATACGGGTTCAAAACCACGCTGAGCCACCGCCAGACGCAATATCAGAACTTTATGGTGATCGCCGTGTTCATCGGACTGGCGATCCCTCTGGCCCTCTCGCTGCAACAGATCGCGTTTCAGACCAATTCACAGCGCATCATTCGGGGCGAGATCGAAGAACCGTTTATGACCGGGTCCGAGATTTCGAGGCTTGATGTCGATTTCCGGGCAAAGCCGATTGCGGTGTCTGCTTCGATTTACACACCATCACCCAAACTCGATGCCGAAACCGAAATCGAGCGTGCTTTGGCGAACCGTCTCGGGCAGCCAGTTGAGCTATCTCTGACTCAGTTTCAGGTCGGGACAAGCGCCAGCGCCGCGGAGCAAGCGCAGCTTTCAGCAACGCGGGAAAGCGAGGAAGCCGATGCGCAGGCGCGGGCCACCGATCTTGCCCAGCGTCTGGCGCTGGTTGCAGGCGTTCCCGAAGACGACGTGCTGATCGATCGTACACGCCGCAAAGCTCTGGTTCGAGCTGAGGTGCTAGAGGGTGCCACTCTCGCGGCGTACAAAGCTTTGGAGCAGCGGATCAGCGCGACCGAGCCGGAATGGGATGTCGAGCTGTTGCCGCCTGCGGGACGTTTGCCGGCGGAGATCACTTTCGGAGAAGACGGGCCAACGCCCGAGGGTTCGCAGGCTTTGAGTGTGGTCCAGTGGGCTGCATCGCGCGTTGATTTGCCGATTGTATTGGTTGGCAATGCGACCGATGCTCAGGCAGCGACAGAATTGCTCGTGGCAAACGGAGTTGAAGTGAGCATCCGCGTCGCAAACGGCCCCCTACGCGCCGAATGGGCGGGGCCGGGCGAGTAA
- a CDS encoding toxic anion resistance protein, which translates to MSTESQPETKIATATKTATDFELTPPDPVPEVAPEKAAGLVPVSTEEKSKLDTKVDAFVTDLVSVDAKSPEFGEKVDQITRMGQEQIRAAAAHSNRFLDRPVRAMDADSSVGSDLAELRRTVEDLDPGRKNKLLTPRKLFGIIPFGNKLKNYFDSYTSAQGHIQAILERLEGGKKELHLDNAAIDTERQKLWEAMGELEQMIHIAKTLDTRLEAKALELDSSDPEKAKALRESALFYVRQRTQDLLTQMAVSVQGYLALDLVKKNNVELVKGVDRASTTTVGALRTAVTVAQAMTNQKLVLQQITSLNETTTNIIDSTSTLLREQTAQIHEQAASSTIPLETLQRAFQNIYDTMDEVDSFKVRALSSMKQTVNVLTDEVEKSKGYIARAEGQAQAQSKVASEPSLLALDK; encoded by the coding sequence ATGAGCACCGAAAGCCAGCCGGAAACAAAGATCGCCACCGCGACCAAGACCGCCACCGATTTCGAGCTGACCCCGCCCGATCCCGTGCCTGAGGTTGCACCGGAAAAGGCAGCTGGCCTCGTTCCCGTTTCGACCGAAGAGAAAAGCAAGCTCGATACAAAGGTCGATGCCTTTGTAACCGATCTGGTCTCCGTCGATGCCAAATCGCCTGAATTCGGCGAGAAGGTCGATCAGATTACCCGCATGGGTCAGGAGCAAATCCGGGCTGCTGCTGCGCATTCCAACCGCTTCCTTGACCGTCCTGTTCGCGCCATGGATGCCGACAGCAGTGTGGGCAGCGATCTGGCTGAACTGCGCCGCACGGTCGAAGACCTCGATCCGGGACGCAAGAACAAACTGCTGACGCCGCGCAAACTGTTTGGCATCATCCCCTTCGGCAACAAGCTAAAGAACTATTTTGATAGCTACACCTCAGCGCAGGGCCACATTCAGGCGATCCTTGAACGGCTCGAAGGCGGCAAGAAAGAGCTGCACCTTGATAACGCAGCGATCGACACCGAACGGCAAAAGCTGTGGGAAGCGATGGGCGAATTGGAGCAGATGATCCACATCGCGAAAACGCTCGACACGCGGCTCGAAGCGAAAGCTCTGGAACTGGATTCCAGCGATCCTGAAAAAGCCAAGGCGCTGCGTGAAAGCGCCCTGTTCTATGTCCGCCAGCGGACGCAGGATTTGCTCACCCAGATGGCAGTAAGCGTTCAGGGCTATCTCGCGCTGGATCTCGTGAAAAAGAACAATGTCGAGCTGGTCAAAGGCGTCGACCGCGCCAGCACCACCACTGTCGGCGCGCTGCGTACGGCTGTCACGGTGGCTCAGGCGATGACGAACCAGAAACTGGTTCTTCAGCAGATCACTTCGCTGAACGAGACAACCACGAACATTATCGATTCGACCAGCACGTTGCTGCGCGAACAGACCGCGCAAATCCACGAACAGGCGGCATCTTCGACCATTCCGCTCGAAACGCTGCAACGCGCATTCCAGAACATCTATGACACGATGGATGAAGTGGATAGCTTCAAAGTGCGCGCGCTCAGCAGCATGAAACAGACGGTCAATGTCCTGACTGACGAAGTCGAGAAGTCGAAAGGCTATATTGCCCGGGCCGAAGGACAGGCGCAGGCGCAATCGAAGGTCGCGAGCGAACCTTCGCTGCTGGCGCTCGATAAATAA
- a CDS encoding polyhydroxyalkanoic acid system family protein: MRVNLPHDLGKEEVRKRMRERSHEIAGYFPPGMATIETSWSDEDQMDLLVTAAGQRIKGAVEVYDDEVVIEMNLPAMLGFLRGTLESAVRTQATKLLE; encoded by the coding sequence ATGCGCGTCAATCTGCCCCATGACCTCGGCAAAGAAGAAGTCCGCAAGCGCATGCGAGAGCGCAGCCATGAAATTGCGGGCTATTTCCCGCCCGGCATGGCAACTATCGAAACGTCCTGGTCGGATGAAGATCAGATGGATTTGCTGGTGACCGCCGCAGGGCAGCGCATCAAAGGCGCGGTCGAGGTGTATGATGATGAAGTCGTCATCGAAATGAACCTGCCAGCCATGCTCGGATTTCTACGCGGAACGCTTGAAAGCGCGGTCCGCACCCAAGCGACCAAGCTGCTTGAGTGA